In Chroicocephalus ridibundus chromosome 4, bChrRid1.1, whole genome shotgun sequence, one genomic interval encodes:
- the TRAPPC2L gene encoding trafficking protein particle complex subunit 2-like protein — MAVCIAVIAKENYPLYIRSIPTENELKFHYTVHTSLDVVDEKISAMGKALVDQRELYLGLLYPTEDYKVYGYVTNSKVKFVMVVDSSNTALRDNEIRSMFRKLHNSYTDIMCNPFYNPGDRIHSRAFDNMVNSMMMQVC; from the exons ATGGCGGTGTGCATCGCCGTGATCGCCAaggag AACTATCCCCTCTACATCCGGAGCATTCCAACTGAAAACGAGCTGAAATTCCATTACACCGTGCACACTTCCCTCGATGTTGTGGATGAAAAGATCTCTGCGATGGGCAAGGCTCTTGTAGATCAGAGGGAACTGTACCTAGGGCTTCTCTACCCCACTGAAGACTACAAGGT ATACGGCTACGTGACGAATTCAAAGGTGAAGTTTGTTATGGTGGTGGATTCTTCAAACACAGCACTTCGAGACAATGAGATCCGCAGT ATGTTCCGAAAGCTGCATAATTCATACACGGACATAATGTGTAACCCTTTTTATAACCCTGGGGACCGTATCCATTCCAG GGCTTTTGATAATATGGTGAACTCCATGATGATGCAGGTGTGCTGA
- the PABPN1L gene encoding embryonic polyadenylate-binding protein 2, whose product MFRGRASPLFLDTSGIWWQDPSSLAAVEASWDVAEMAALRKAAVDDSDVSHLEGDSVEELDVPDPELEAIKAKVREMEKEDERLKELQLEAENRLIMSSEAALFPKTTEEKKEVDQRSIYVGNVDYGGTAEELESHFNSCGQINRVTILCDKFSGHPKGYAYIEFEEKSSVKAAVELDESMFRGRVIKVLPKRTNMPGISTTDRGGYRSRFQAPWGGLAQRGGYYGGQHPRVRGRTYRGRARLLPWYFPY is encoded by the exons ATGTTCCGGGGCCGGGCGAG TCCTCTCTTCCTGGACACTTCAGGGATCTGGTGGCAGGACCCATCATCCCTGGCAGCGGTGGAGGCATCTTGGGACGTGGCAGAGATGGCAGCTCTGCGGAAGGCTGCAGTTGATGACTCAGATGTGAGCCACCTGGAGGGGGACAGTGTGGAGGAGCTGGATGTGCCGGACCCA gagctggaggccatcaaAGCCAAAGTGCGAGagatggagaaggaggatgagaGGCTGAAGGAATTACAGCTGGAAGCCGAAAACCGCCTCATCATGAGCTCAGAGGCAG CTCTCTTCCCAAAGACAACCGAGGAGAAGAAGGAGGTTGACCAGCGATCCATCTACGTGGGCAAT GTGGATTACGGGGGCACGGCAGAAGAGCTGGAGTCTCACTTCAACAGCTGTGGGCAGATCAACCGAGTGACCATCCTTTGTGACAAGTTCTCGGGGCACCCCAAAGG GTATGCCTACATTGAGTTTGAAGAGAAGAGCTCCGTGAAGGCTGCGGTGGAGCTGGACGAGAGCATGTTCAGAGGCCGTGTCATTAAG GTGCTGCCCAAGAGGACCAACATGCCGGGCATCAGCACCACCGACCGCGGGGGCTACCGGAGCCGCTTCCAAgccccctggggagggctggcccAGCGGGGAGGTTACTATGGAGGGCAGCACCCGAGGGTGCGAGGGAGGACGTACAG GGGTCGGGCGAGGCTGCTGCCTTGGTATTTTCCGTATTAG
- the CBFA2T3 gene encoding protein CBFA2T3 isoform X6, with translation MPDSPADVKTQPRSTPPSMPPPPPAVTQGATRHPSFTPNTNRDAGPPTFLPRGRFHGCLKWSMVCLLMNGSSHSPTAINGAPSTPNGFSNGPATSSSASLSTHQLPPACGARQLSKLKRFLTTLQQFGNDISPEIGERVRTLVLGLVNSTLTIEEFHAKLQEATNFPLRPFVIPFLKANLPLLQRELLHCARMAKQTPAQYLAQHEQLLLDANASSPIDSSELLLEVGESGKRRTPDRTKENGLDRDPLHPEHLSKRPCTMSPAQRYSPSNGLSHPPNGLGHPPAAPTLPQHYRLEDMAMAHHYRDAYRHPDPRELRERQRPAAVHGARQEEVIDHRLTDREWAEEWKHLNNLLNCIMDMVEKTRRSLTVLRRCQEADREELNHWIRRYSDAEDMKKGSPPSARPHNSSSASEAPQLDAHREFAPRPLSGYMPEEIWRKAEEAVNEVKRQAMSELQKAVSDAERKAHELITTERAKMERALAEAKRQASEDALTVINQQEDSSESCWNCGRKASETCSGCNTARYCGSFCQHKDWEKHHHVCGQTLQGLPAPAAPAAGVGLPPGPCQPDGVATIASSPSETGSAAVSRAGTPATPAPLESASR, from the exons ATGCCCGACTCGCCGGCCGACGTGAAGACACAGCCCAGGTCCACGCCGCCCAGCatgcctccgccgccgccggccgtCACGCAGGGAGCCACGCGCCATCCCTCCTTCACACCAAACACCA ATCGAGACGCTGGCCCTCCGACGTTTCTGCCTCGCGGCCGTTTTCATGGTTGCTTGAAATGGTCGATGGTCTGTCTTT TGATGAACGGGAGCAGCCACTCACCCACCGCCATCAATGGGGCCCCATCCACCCCCAACGGGTTCAGCAACGGGCcggccacctcctcctccgcctccctctCCACCCACCAGCTCCCGCCGGCCTGCGGCGCCCGCCAGCTCTCCAAGCTCAAGCGCTTCCTCACCACGCTGCAGCAGTTCGGCAACGACATCTCCCCCGAGATCGGGGAGCGGGTGCGCACCCTCGTCCTGGGGCTCGTG AACTCCACGCTCACCATCGAGGAGTTTCACGCCAAGCTCCAGGAGGCCACCAACTTCCCGCTGCGACCCTTCGTCATCCCCTTCCTCAAG GCCaacctgccgctgctgcagcGGGAGCTGCTGCACTGCGCCCGCATGGCCAAGCAGACCCCGGCCCAGTACCTGGCCCAGCacgagcagctgctgctggacgcCAACGCCTCCTCTCCCATCGACTCCTCCGAGCTGCTCCTGGAGGTGGGCGAGAGCGGCAAGAGGAGGACGCCAGACAG GACCAAAGAGAACGGTTTGGACCGAGACCCTCTGCACCCCGAGCACCTCAGCAAGCGGCCGTGCACCATGAGCCCGGCGCAGCGCTACAGCCCCAGCAACgggctcagccacccccccaACGGGCTggggcacccccccgccgcccccacctTGCCCCAGCACTACCGCCTGGAGGACATGGCCATGGCGCATCACTACCGCGATGCCTACCGCCACCCCGACCCCCGGGAGCTCCGCGAGCGCCAGCGGCCCGCCG CGGTGCATGGGGCACGGCAGGAGGAGGTGATCGACCACCGGCTCACCGACCGGGAGTGGGCGGAGGAGTGGAAACACCTCAACAAC ctgctGAACTGCATCATGGACATGGTGGAGAAGACGCGCCGGTCGCTGACGGTGCTGCGGCGGTGCCAGGAGGCTGACCGCGAGGAGCTCAACCACTGGATCCGGCGCTACAGCGACGCCGAGGACATGAAGAAAGGCagccccccctccgcccgcccccaCAACAGCTCCTCCGCCTCCGAGGCGCCCCAGTTAG ACGCTCACCGGGAGTTTGCACCACGGCCCCTCTCCGGGTACATGCCGGAGGAGATCTGGAGGAAGGCTG AAGAAGCTGTGAACGAGGTGAAGCGCCAGGCCATGTCCGAGCTGCAGAAGGCCGTGTCAGACGCCGAGCGGAAAGCCCATGAGCTGATCACGACGGAGCGAGCCAAGATGGAGCGAGCCCTGGCCGAGGCCAAGCGCCAGGCTTCGGAGGACGCCCTGACCGTCATCAATCAGCAGGAGGACTCGAGCGAG AGCTGCTGGAACTGCGGGCGCAAAGCGAGCGAGACCTGCAGCGGCTGCAACACCGCCCGCTACTGCGGCTCCTTCTGCCAGCACAAGGATTGGGAGAAGCACCACCACGTCTGCGGGCAGACTCTGCAAGGgctgccggcccccgccgcccccgccgccggtgTGGGGCTGCCACCGGGCCCGTGCCAGCCCGACGGGGTGGCCACCATCGCCAGCAGCCCCAGCGAGACGGGCTCGGCGGCCGTTTCCCGCGCTGGCACGccggccaccccggccccgctggAGAGCGCGTCCCGCTGA
- the CBFA2T3 gene encoding protein CBFA2T3 isoform X5, translating into MPGGPSKPDGHPSWAKVAGRTGQDNAETRAATMPDSPADVKTQPRSTPPSMPPPPPAVTQGATRHPSFTPNTNRDAGPPTFLPRGRFHGCLKWSMVCLLMNGSSHSPTAINGAPSTPNGFSNGPATSSSASLSTHQLPPACGARQLSKLKRFLTTLQQFGNDISPEIGERVRTLVLGLVNSTLTIEEFHAKLQEATNFPLRPFVIPFLKANLPLLQRELLHCARMAKQTPAQYLAQHEQLLLDANASSPIDSSELLLEVGESGKRRTPDRTKENGLDRDPLHPEHLSKRPCTMSPAQRYSPSNGLSHPPNGLGHPPAAPTLPQHYRLEDMAMAHHYRDAYRHPDPRELRERQRPAAVHGARQEEVIDHRLTDREWAEEWKHLNNLLNCIMDMVEKTRRSLTVLRRCQEADREELNHWIRRYSDAEDMKKGSPPSARPHNSSSASEAPQLDAHREFAPRPLSGYMPEEIWRKAEEAVNEVKRQAMSELQKAVSDAERKAHELITTERAKMERALAEAKRQASEDALTVINQQEDSSESCWNCGRKASETCSGCNTARYCGSFCQHKDWEKHHHVCGQTLQGLPAPAAPAAGVGLPPGPCQPDGVATIASSPSETGSAAVSRAGTPATPAPLESASR; encoded by the exons ATAACGCGGAGACGCGGGCTGCCACCATGCCCGACTCGCCGGCCGACGTGAAGACACAGCCCAGGTCCACGCCGCCCAGCatgcctccgccgccgccggccgtCACGCAGGGAGCCACGCGCCATCCCTCCTTCACACCAAACACCA ATCGAGACGCTGGCCCTCCGACGTTTCTGCCTCGCGGCCGTTTTCATGGTTGCTTGAAATGGTCGATGGTCTGTCTTT TGATGAACGGGAGCAGCCACTCACCCACCGCCATCAATGGGGCCCCATCCACCCCCAACGGGTTCAGCAACGGGCcggccacctcctcctccgcctccctctCCACCCACCAGCTCCCGCCGGCCTGCGGCGCCCGCCAGCTCTCCAAGCTCAAGCGCTTCCTCACCACGCTGCAGCAGTTCGGCAACGACATCTCCCCCGAGATCGGGGAGCGGGTGCGCACCCTCGTCCTGGGGCTCGTG AACTCCACGCTCACCATCGAGGAGTTTCACGCCAAGCTCCAGGAGGCCACCAACTTCCCGCTGCGACCCTTCGTCATCCCCTTCCTCAAG GCCaacctgccgctgctgcagcGGGAGCTGCTGCACTGCGCCCGCATGGCCAAGCAGACCCCGGCCCAGTACCTGGCCCAGCacgagcagctgctgctggacgcCAACGCCTCCTCTCCCATCGACTCCTCCGAGCTGCTCCTGGAGGTGGGCGAGAGCGGCAAGAGGAGGACGCCAGACAG GACCAAAGAGAACGGTTTGGACCGAGACCCTCTGCACCCCGAGCACCTCAGCAAGCGGCCGTGCACCATGAGCCCGGCGCAGCGCTACAGCCCCAGCAACgggctcagccacccccccaACGGGCTggggcacccccccgccgcccccacctTGCCCCAGCACTACCGCCTGGAGGACATGGCCATGGCGCATCACTACCGCGATGCCTACCGCCACCCCGACCCCCGGGAGCTCCGCGAGCGCCAGCGGCCCGCCG CGGTGCATGGGGCACGGCAGGAGGAGGTGATCGACCACCGGCTCACCGACCGGGAGTGGGCGGAGGAGTGGAAACACCTCAACAAC ctgctGAACTGCATCATGGACATGGTGGAGAAGACGCGCCGGTCGCTGACGGTGCTGCGGCGGTGCCAGGAGGCTGACCGCGAGGAGCTCAACCACTGGATCCGGCGCTACAGCGACGCCGAGGACATGAAGAAAGGCagccccccctccgcccgcccccaCAACAGCTCCTCCGCCTCCGAGGCGCCCCAGTTAG ACGCTCACCGGGAGTTTGCACCACGGCCCCTCTCCGGGTACATGCCGGAGGAGATCTGGAGGAAGGCTG AAGAAGCTGTGAACGAGGTGAAGCGCCAGGCCATGTCCGAGCTGCAGAAGGCCGTGTCAGACGCCGAGCGGAAAGCCCATGAGCTGATCACGACGGAGCGAGCCAAGATGGAGCGAGCCCTGGCCGAGGCCAAGCGCCAGGCTTCGGAGGACGCCCTGACCGTCATCAATCAGCAGGAGGACTCGAGCGAG AGCTGCTGGAACTGCGGGCGCAAAGCGAGCGAGACCTGCAGCGGCTGCAACACCGCCCGCTACTGCGGCTCCTTCTGCCAGCACAAGGATTGGGAGAAGCACCACCACGTCTGCGGGCAGACTCTGCAAGGgctgccggcccccgccgcccccgccgccggtgTGGGGCTGCCACCGGGCCCGTGCCAGCCCGACGGGGTGGCCACCATCGCCAGCAGCCCCAGCGAGACGGGCTCGGCGGCCGTTTCCCGCGCTGGCACGccggccaccccggccccgctggAGAGCGCGTCCCGCTGA
- the CBFA2T3 gene encoding protein CBFA2T3 isoform X4, which translates to MNLAVQRDFSLLAASRQARSVSALADNAETRAATMPDSPADVKTQPRSTPPSMPPPPPAVTQGATRHPSFTPNTNRDAGPPTFLPRGRFHGCLKWSMVCLLMNGSSHSPTAINGAPSTPNGFSNGPATSSSASLSTHQLPPACGARQLSKLKRFLTTLQQFGNDISPEIGERVRTLVLGLVNSTLTIEEFHAKLQEATNFPLRPFVIPFLKANLPLLQRELLHCARMAKQTPAQYLAQHEQLLLDANASSPIDSSELLLEVGESGKRRTPDRTKENGLDRDPLHPEHLSKRPCTMSPAQRYSPSNGLSHPPNGLGHPPAAPTLPQHYRLEDMAMAHHYRDAYRHPDPRELRERQRPAAVHGARQEEVIDHRLTDREWAEEWKHLNNLLNCIMDMVEKTRRSLTVLRRCQEADREELNHWIRRYSDAEDMKKGSPPSARPHNSSSASEAPQLDAHREFAPRPLSGYMPEEIWRKAEEAVNEVKRQAMSELQKAVSDAERKAHELITTERAKMERALAEAKRQASEDALTVINQQEDSSESCWNCGRKASETCSGCNTARYCGSFCQHKDWEKHHHVCGQTLQGLPAPAAPAAGVGLPPGPCQPDGVATIASSPSETGSAAVSRAGTPATPAPLESASR; encoded by the exons ATAACGCGGAGACGCGGGCTGCCACCATGCCCGACTCGCCGGCCGACGTGAAGACACAGCCCAGGTCCACGCCGCCCAGCatgcctccgccgccgccggccgtCACGCAGGGAGCCACGCGCCATCCCTCCTTCACACCAAACACCA ATCGAGACGCTGGCCCTCCGACGTTTCTGCCTCGCGGCCGTTTTCATGGTTGCTTGAAATGGTCGATGGTCTGTCTTT TGATGAACGGGAGCAGCCACTCACCCACCGCCATCAATGGGGCCCCATCCACCCCCAACGGGTTCAGCAACGGGCcggccacctcctcctccgcctccctctCCACCCACCAGCTCCCGCCGGCCTGCGGCGCCCGCCAGCTCTCCAAGCTCAAGCGCTTCCTCACCACGCTGCAGCAGTTCGGCAACGACATCTCCCCCGAGATCGGGGAGCGGGTGCGCACCCTCGTCCTGGGGCTCGTG AACTCCACGCTCACCATCGAGGAGTTTCACGCCAAGCTCCAGGAGGCCACCAACTTCCCGCTGCGACCCTTCGTCATCCCCTTCCTCAAG GCCaacctgccgctgctgcagcGGGAGCTGCTGCACTGCGCCCGCATGGCCAAGCAGACCCCGGCCCAGTACCTGGCCCAGCacgagcagctgctgctggacgcCAACGCCTCCTCTCCCATCGACTCCTCCGAGCTGCTCCTGGAGGTGGGCGAGAGCGGCAAGAGGAGGACGCCAGACAG GACCAAAGAGAACGGTTTGGACCGAGACCCTCTGCACCCCGAGCACCTCAGCAAGCGGCCGTGCACCATGAGCCCGGCGCAGCGCTACAGCCCCAGCAACgggctcagccacccccccaACGGGCTggggcacccccccgccgcccccacctTGCCCCAGCACTACCGCCTGGAGGACATGGCCATGGCGCATCACTACCGCGATGCCTACCGCCACCCCGACCCCCGGGAGCTCCGCGAGCGCCAGCGGCCCGCCG CGGTGCATGGGGCACGGCAGGAGGAGGTGATCGACCACCGGCTCACCGACCGGGAGTGGGCGGAGGAGTGGAAACACCTCAACAAC ctgctGAACTGCATCATGGACATGGTGGAGAAGACGCGCCGGTCGCTGACGGTGCTGCGGCGGTGCCAGGAGGCTGACCGCGAGGAGCTCAACCACTGGATCCGGCGCTACAGCGACGCCGAGGACATGAAGAAAGGCagccccccctccgcccgcccccaCAACAGCTCCTCCGCCTCCGAGGCGCCCCAGTTAG ACGCTCACCGGGAGTTTGCACCACGGCCCCTCTCCGGGTACATGCCGGAGGAGATCTGGAGGAAGGCTG AAGAAGCTGTGAACGAGGTGAAGCGCCAGGCCATGTCCGAGCTGCAGAAGGCCGTGTCAGACGCCGAGCGGAAAGCCCATGAGCTGATCACGACGGAGCGAGCCAAGATGGAGCGAGCCCTGGCCGAGGCCAAGCGCCAGGCTTCGGAGGACGCCCTGACCGTCATCAATCAGCAGGAGGACTCGAGCGAG AGCTGCTGGAACTGCGGGCGCAAAGCGAGCGAGACCTGCAGCGGCTGCAACACCGCCCGCTACTGCGGCTCCTTCTGCCAGCACAAGGATTGGGAGAAGCACCACCACGTCTGCGGGCAGACTCTGCAAGGgctgccggcccccgccgcccccgccgccggtgTGGGGCTGCCACCGGGCCCGTGCCAGCCCGACGGGGTGGCCACCATCGCCAGCAGCCCCAGCGAGACGGGCTCGGCGGCCGTTTCCCGCGCTGGCACGccggccaccccggccccgctggAGAGCGCGTCCCGCTGA